AGAGACAATGGCTCACCTCCCAATTTGGTAACCGTAAATCATAATGGCAAAATAATAGATGGCGTAGCTTTAGCAACTAAGATAGGGTATGTGTATTTATTTAATAGGGAAACTGGCGAACCTCTTTTTCCAATTGAAGAAGTTCCCGTATCAACCAAATCTGAAATGCCTGGTGAAAAACCTTGGCCTACTCAACCTTTTCCTACCCAACCCGCTGCATTTGCTCGACAGGGTTTCAAAAAAGAATATTTTAATAATCTCAGTCCAGAAATAGAGCAATATTTCCAAAAGGAAGTAGAAAACAATAAATACAATGTGGGAATTTACGAGCCACCTAATTTGAATGGTTCAGTAATTGTGCCTGCGGCACATGGCGGTGCTAATTGGGGTGGGGCTGCTTACAATCCTAAATCAGGTATTTTATTTGTAAATTCAACAGATTTGCCTTGGTTTTTGAAGCTAAAAGAAATCAAAAGTTTAGCAGCGGATAATCTTAAAACAGGTGAGAGTTTATTCAAAATGTATTGTAGTAGCTGCCACGGCGTAGATAAAAAAGGCACAAATGTAGGTCCAAATATTGTTTCTAAAGTTAAGTCCTATACACCCTTAAAATTAGAGAATGTCATAAAAAAGGGTGCCGAGCCAATGCCTTCATTTAAACATTTACCACAACAGCAAATAAATGCTATTGTAGCTTATTTAAAGGAAATTCCTGTAAAAAGTTTGAATAAAAAAGTTGACGAAGAGGCAGCCACTACAGAACCCTACGGATTTTCAGGGTATGATTTCTATGCAAATGAAAAAGGCTTTTATGGCTTAAAACCACCCTATGGTACACTTAATGCCATTGATTTATTGATGGGTGAATAGGTTTGTAAAGTTTGTAAATTGCATTTATGAAAGCAAAATACAAACCATCAGATTACGAAATACTACGTCGCCGCTGCGTGGAGTTGAAAGAAGCGGGTTGGAAGCAGAAGGACATCACCTCGGCTCTTGGACTGACCGAGGGCTGGGTAAGCCAGACGCTGAAAAAGTATCGGGAGTTGGGGGCGGAAGGCTTGCTGGCCCGAAAGCCGCCAGGTTCGTTGCCTAAACTGACGTCAGAACAGCTTTCGCAGCTTGTCGAAGAGCTTAAACAAGGTGCTGTCAGCCACGGTTTTCCCGGCCACATCTGGACACGCTCTCGTGTCAACGAGTTGATTGGCAGGCTATTCGGTGTCAGCTACGACCTAACGCAGGTGGGGCGTATCCTAAAAAAACTGGGATGGAGCTTGCAGAAGCCCGCCAAAAAGGCTCGCCAGCAGAGCAAGCAGAAAGTCCAGCAGTGGCGGGAAGAGACGGTACCGGAATTAAAAAAAAGCCGAGGATGAGAACCGTGCTATCGTATATATCGATGAATCAGGCTTCTATCTGCTCCCCCTCGTTTGCCGTACGTGGGCACCCAAGGGTAAAACGCCCATTATCGAGGAGAAGGCGGGCAAAGAACACCTCAGTCTGATCGCCGCGATGGCCCCTAATGGGAGGCTGTACGTCGGCGGACAAGACAAGGCATACAATAGTGAGGGGGTGGTTGACTTTCTGGAGTACCTATGCCGCAGGTACCGCAGCAAGGACTTGATCGTGATCTGGGATGGCGCGACCATCCACCGTAGCCAAGCCATAAAGGACTTTTTGGCGCGCAAGAAAGGGCGCGTGCACCTTGTGGCCCTGCCTGGTTATAGCCCGGAACTGAACCCGGTCGAGTTGCTGTGGAGTCAGTTAAAAAGAGAGCTCAAAAACCGGGTATTCCTCGACCTGACAGATTTGGCCGAAGTGTTGAAAGAAAAAATTGAGGAGGTCAGAAAAGACACGGAATTGCTGGTTTCATTCTTTAAAAAGAAGGAAGTAGCTTTCTTTACAGGATAATTCATCTATCAATAAATAAAGGAGAAATATTGTGGCAAGTACCCCTGGGAGAAGATAAAAAATTAGCCCAAATGGGTATTAAACAGTCGGGGATGTACAATCGAGGTGGTTGTATAGCGACCGCTGGAGGACTGATTTTTATTGCTGCTACGGGTGATAGGAAGTTTCGGGCGTATGACCAAAAGACAGGTAAAATAGTTTGGGAAACCGAATTGCCTGGAGTTGGAACAGCAATACCATCTACTTATGCCATCAATCAAAGACAATTCGTGACGATAGCGGTTAGTCCAAATCAATCCACAGGATATAAAGGCGGTTATTTAACATTTAGCATAGACAATTAAAATGAAAAAACTACTTATATACTCTGTGTTGCTGATTTACACACAATCCGTTTTTGCCCAAAAGGTTAGAAATCAGTTTTTTGCTTTTCACAACGTTATCAGAGGTGATGCTCTTTATAATACGTTTGATAAGCAAGTTGAGTTCGTAAAAAGTGAAGGCTTCGATGCAATCGAAATAAATC
Above is a window of Runella slithyformis DSM 19594 DNA encoding:
- a CDS encoding c-type cytochrome encodes the protein MQQSLSQLKEVWHFKETEEGSSIFFNPLIIKGKMIALMPSKKLMALDALNGKKLWSFTPDSSDILNWTKGITYRAGNNGNPDAIYFVSGSTLYALNIENGKLIKTFGKNGKVDFYDGLPLAKNKQSQVAVTYNAAGVIFNDLLIMGCKVPDELPSVAGDIRAFNANTGKLEWVFHTIPKKGEYGYETWPANARNKNGGANCWGGMALDTKRGIVYVPTASPSFDFYGADREGQNLFANCLIALDAKTGKRIWHFQTTHHDLWDRDNGSPPNLVTVNHNGKIIDGVALATKIGYVYLFNRETGEPLFPIEEVPVSTKSEMPGEKPWPTQPFPTQPAAFARQGFKKEYFNNLSPEIEQYFQKEVENNKYNVGIYEPPNLNGSVIVPAAHGGANWGGAAYNPKSGILFVNSTDLPWFLKLKEIKSLAADNLKTGESLFKMYCSSCHGVDKKGTNVGPNIVSKVKSYTPLKLENVIKKGAEPMPSFKHLPQQQINAIVAYLKEIPVKSLNKKVDEEAATTEPYGFSGYDFYANEKGFYGLKPPYGTLNAIDLLMGE
- a CDS encoding helix-turn-helix domain-containing protein; the encoded protein is MKAKYKPSDYEILRRRCVELKEAGWKQKDITSALGLTEGWVSQTLKKYRELGAEGLLARKPPGSLPKLTSEQLSQLVEELKQGAVSHGFPGHIWTRSRVNELIGRLFGVSYDLTQVGRILKKLGWSLQKPAKKARQQSKQKVQQWREETVPELKKSRG
- a CDS encoding IS630 family transposase, with the translated sequence MLPLVCRTWAPKGKTPIIEEKAGKEHLSLIAAMAPNGRLYVGGQDKAYNSEGVVDFLEYLCRRYRSKDLIVIWDGATIHRSQAIKDFLARKKGRVHLVALPGYSPELNPVELLWSQLKRELKNRVFLDLTDLAEVLKEKIEEVRKDTELLVSFFKKKEVAFFTG
- a CDS encoding outer membrane protein assembly factor BamB family protein; translation: MNKGEILWQVPLGEDKKLAQMGIKQSGMYNRGGCIATAGGLIFIAATGDRKFRAYDQKTGKIVWETELPGVGTAIPSTYAINQRQFVTIAVSPNQSTGYKGGYLTFSIDN